A genome region from Carya illinoinensis cultivar Pawnee chromosome 2, C.illinoinensisPawnee_v1, whole genome shotgun sequence includes the following:
- the LOC122300915 gene encoding transcription factor WER-like, with product MASSTDKSIKKEVSRLEAKNKNYTKKEVSKGAWTAEEDRKLAEVIEIHGAKRWKKIADKAGLDRCGKSCRLRWLNYLRPNIKRGNISAQEEDLILRLHKLLGNRWSLIAGRLPGRTDNEIKNYWNSHLSKKIKQEKQRATATGEGCNAQENKMEEKVNVELREEENSAGGVADSDKIKFDADEFFDFSNESALNLEWISKFLELDQDFNVIQDNNMAS from the exons ATGGCTTCCTCGACTGACAAGTCAATCAAAAAAGAAGTTTCCAGATTGGAAGCCAAGAACAAGAACTACACTAAGAAGGAAGTCAGCAAGGGAGCTTGGACGGCAGAGGAAGATCGGAAACTGGCAGAGGTCATTGAAATCCATGGTGCAAAAAGGTGGAAGAAAATTGCAGATAAAGCAG GTCTGGATCGGTGCGGTAAGAGTTGTAGACTGAGATGGCTGAATTACCTGAGACCCAACATCAAGAGAGGGAATATATCTGCCCAAGAAGAGGATTTGATTCTGAGGCTCCATAAACTACTGGGAAACAG ATGGTCTCTGATTGCTGGAAGATTACCCGGCCGAACAGATAATGAGATAAAGAACTACTGGAATTCTCATTTgagcaagaaaataaaacaggAGAAACAGAGAGCAACTGCTACAGGAGAAGGCTGCAATGCTcaggaaaataaaatggaagaGAAAGTCAATGTAGAATTGAGAGAGGAGGAAAATTCAGCCGGAGGAGTTGCAGACTcagataaaatcaaatttgatgCAGATGAGTTCTTTGATTTCTCTAATGAAAGTGCGTTGAATTTAGAGTGGATTAGCAAATTCCTCGAACTGGATCAAGACTTCAATG TAATACAGGATAACAACATGGCTAgctaa